The Hypomesus transpacificus isolate Combined female unplaced genomic scaffold, fHypTra1 scaffold_308, whole genome shotgun sequence sequence ATTATAGACGCTTGACTCTGAGTCtcgtctcttcctgtctctggacCAATGGGCATGCCCGGAGACCTCTCCGTTGTCACGGTAACCTTGGATGTGATGGATGAGGATTACACTCCGCTTGCTGATTAACGAcgcctcctttctccttccttacTGTCTATGAGCGCGCTCTGTAGGCATTTGATTGATGATGTCTGCTTCTTAAACTAGCTTGGCTGTCTATGAATGTGCACCAACAGGAGGTTTATAACAGACGACTTTTCTAGTGTGCAAACTTGTTTGTGTGCACTAGAAAGGATATAGAGGATATCACACAATGAtatcctctgtgtgtgggtgtttctatgtgcgtgtgtgtctgtgtgtgtgtctgtgtgcgtgtctgtgtgtatgtgaatggaTATGTTTGATTTATGTTCCTAGATCAAGCATCCGTGTGTGTCTCCAGTTAACACACATCTATAGGGAGGTGATTAAGTGATTTATAAGGCTTACTCTGTAGAATGCTGTTTGAGCTGGGATGCCTAGACTCCtgcgcatacaaacacacacacagacacacacacatagacacagacacacacacacacacagacacagacacacacacacacacacgcacacagccccacacatcGCTGAGTCAGTCGGTCtcgtcccccttctctctcctccctcctttctctcttctctccttgtcctccttcaTTATTGCACTTAccctttttttcctcttctccttttcctGTTGTCTGCTGGCTACTACATAAAGAACAACCTGTTccctcccctcgctctctctgtctctctctctgtctctctctctgtctctctctctgtctctctctctctctctccctctcctctctctctcctctctctctctctctctctctctctctctctctctctctctctctctctctgtgtctctttctctctgtctgtctctctctctctctctctctcctcctctctctctctctctcctctctctctccctctctctctctctttctctctctctctctctctctctctctctctctctctctctctctctctctctctctctctctctctatatctctgtcAGTCGTGACATGACTGGTAATGTCATCATGCCCCTGAGTACTGTTTTTAGATAACCCACCTGTCAGTGGTCTCTTCTGTTGCTGGGTGTGTATTTtgtattgcgtgtgtgtgtgtaatgtccaGTGCGTTGTGGTTTTCAGAGTTTGTTATGCGACAGGGTTGACTGATCAGACAGCAGACATCTGCTGcatttgtgcatgtgtttgttgtcagtgtgtgtgtgtgtcagtgtgtgcgtgtcagtgtgtgtgtgtcagtatgtgcgtgtcagtgtgtgtgtgtgtcagtgtgtgtgtgtgtcagtgtgtgtgtgtgttctaaattAGACTCGTAATCAGTGTTTTGCCTCCCCCTCACATCAAATAACTCCACACAGTTCAGGCGTGGCAGACcagctgtgtgtttagtgttCTTTCActcatgtgctgtgtgtgtatgtgtatgtactgtaccgGTTAAATgaccctgatgtgtgtgtgtgtgttgtaggtgtgCGGTTCTGGGAGCTGCGCGAGCGTCTGGGGGAGGAGTACTTCGGCCTGTGTCTGGAGGAGAACGAGCGCGGCCTGCTCGCCGTCGGGGGCAACCTGCAGGACTTCTTCAACGGCTTcgacgccatcttggaacaCATCCGAACGTCAACGGGCCGCCGCGCCTCTTCAGAGAGCCCCTCCTTCCAGTGCACTGACCCccttgaggaggggaggggccggggcggaggggggagcggaggagagggcgcgccagagagggaaggaagggaagaTCCTCCTGCTTCACTGTCTTAACCCCGCCCCCGTCGTCGGATTGGTTATGCCGGGCCTGATCCGGGCCGCCGCCCGCAGAATCTTCCAATCAcacgtggaggtggaggaggccccTTCCCTGATGCCCTCGTTGCCCAACGAGGACGCGGAACACTCagactccacccccaccccgtcCCCGACgccgtcccccctcctcctccccctcgcctccctcccccacctcctctcctccccgtctGCCTGTCCTTCCTCATCCGGGGAGAACGCCTGCCGTCCCgcaccttcccccctcctccagcccgaGACCCCCACAcggaccccccctctccctgtcccctctccccccaccgaCCTGCGTATAAGCCTGGCCACGTTCTGCCGGGCCTTCCCCTTCCACCTGGTTCTGGGGCCCCACATGGAGCTTCTGCAGCTTGGGGAGGGCCTCAGGAGGCAGGGCCCGGATCGAGCCCCACCGGACCCTCTCTTTCAGGGACTGCTTTTGAGATTGTGTCCCCCAGG is a genomic window containing:
- the LOC124463813 gene encoding LOW QUALITY PROTEIN: guanylate cyclase soluble subunit alpha-2-like (The sequence of the model RefSeq protein was modified relative to this genomic sequence to represent the inferred CDS: inserted 6 bases in 3 codons; deleted 3 bases in 3 codons); its protein translation is MSSSRKISSESFSSVGSDCLESPGGEDGDSCPFSRVFWNGKSPVEKLACPFEDQTVPKRATRRKRVNLDSLGESLRRLTSPTTQTVQQALQRTLEFYRQKEIRCREDGRGEEQRALDKCPFMDTSGSEEDISGILQYMATLLGVRFWELRERLGEEYFGLCLEENERGLLAVGGNLQDFFNGFDAILEHIRTSTGRRASSESPSFQCTDPLEEGRGRGGGGSGGEGAPEREGXGKILLLHCLNPAPVVGLVMPGLIRAAARRIFQSHVEVEEAPSLMPSLPNEDAEHSDSTPTPSPTPSXPSSSPSPPSPTSSPXPVCLSFLIRGERLPSRTFPPPPAETPTRTPPLPVPSPPTDLRISLATFCRAFPFHLVLGPHMELLQLGEGLRRQARIEPHRTLSFRDCFEIVSPRIEPSFQGILLRQASPFTIRTRPNSTVPGTKEK